The following proteins are encoded in a genomic region of Maylandia zebra isolate NMK-2024a linkage group LG1, Mzebra_GT3a, whole genome shotgun sequence:
- the znf408 gene encoding zinc finger protein 408, with protein sequence MAFLGPPVPSALASFLYSSLPCGFAVGPSRLHEGRLGLWWVGRSLEAGSLLGRDGDIEWASEYHAEPEIHSEDGKLATNFETERDQATRTEEEQASVVKAATRDASIQRAVWVNFACQAPSRAQQNVSVQCVWGDVCEGECVDVRLRLCRDIQPGTELLLYADSVGKVCSHVRGDSAGHTGEKVEQRDHSEATAASVSINKEVTANKQEEKMQDDAEDEDRNPKRCIERSHPITQGRKRVKGVLSEPSPDYDRQQDDTTDSVTDRTPDNDTAATGNKDSVPSPVDSQPHCNSAEGIMAEPRDFPAPAPVRCSSRLAAKPRRVHCLNSRVKRLHARPDSSKRLEAQSQTSTKDGKSSTEIPEGEMAAVLCPDGVAHMWHSETRERRYKCPICGKRFYQIGHLKKHQFSHMDEKPFTCQECGKNYTSAESFKAHQMSHRGERPFSCPHCEKTYGLKRDLKEHMVLHTGEKPYTCEHCGKAFARRPSLRIHRLLHCSRMSYTQPPKVQCTVCRKLLANSGSLRNHMKLHTGEKPHICQHCGKCFSQKGNLECHLRIHNGEKPFSCSECSQTFSQKPELRRHMFSHTGGGFLCSYCGKSLRDPHSLRSHERLHTGERPHCCPICGKGYTLATKLRRHVKSAHMKEKPYTCHCGASYTVRQSLLRHQAQHRTDGGVQKEEEEGRGEEMHTRNQEVPQELASSGCSHPKPIRGRPKKNFIPQGTAEKDGGEVKQRRSQEKGEEEAKLKTLDSREGDSVANIQHAVVYVHTDDLSAPSSTPLLFTSEGSLPAGTEQELVEVLISESAEQCIVVHGQQGVGELLILQEEGSGLCSVAQTVEINTV encoded by the exons ATGGCCTTTCTCGGTCCTCCCGTCCCATCTGCTCTTGCTTCATTTCTCTACTCGTCGCTTCCCTGTGGCTTTGCTGTAGGCCCCTCACGTCTCCACGAGGGCAGGCTGGGGCTTTGGTGGGTCGGACGCTCACTGGAGGCTGGATCCCTGCTGGGGAGAGACGGGGACATTGAGTGGGCCTCAGAGTATCACGCTGAGCCGGAAATTCACAGTGAAGACGGCAAACTCGCCACAAACTTTGAGACCGAAAGAGATCAGGCCACGAGAACAGAGGAAGAACAG GCTTCAGTGGTGAAAGCAGCAACTCGAGATGCTTCCATACAAAGAGCCGTCTGGGTCAA CTTTGCCTGCCAGGCACCAAGCAGAGCCCAGCAGAACGTGTCGGTGCAGTGTGTGTGGGGGGATGTGTGCGAGGGCGAGTGTGTGGATGTCCGTCTGCGTCTGTGTCGGGACATCCAGCCGGGAACAGAGCTGCTGCTGTACGCTGACAGCGTGGGAAAAGTGTGTTCACATGTTCGTGGTGACTCCGCTGGACATACAG GAGAGAAGGTGGAGCAGAGAGACCACTCAGAAGCCACAGCTGCCAGTGTGTCAATCAATAAAGAAGTGACAGCTAACAAACAGGAAGAGAAAATGCAGGATGATGCAGAAGATGAAGATAGAAACCCCAAAAGATGCATCGAGAGGAGTCACCCAATTACACAAGGGAGGAAGAGAGTCAAGGGGGTGCTGTCGGAGCCGAGTCCAGACTATGACAGACAGCAGGACGATACCACAGACAGTGTAACAGACAGGACACCTGATAATGACACAGCAGCAACTGGTAACAAAGACAGTGTCCCGTCTCCTGTGGACAGTCAGCCACACTGTAACTCTGCTGAAGGAATAATGGCAGAGCCCAGAGACTTCCCTGCACCCGCTCCTGTCCGCTGCAGCTCCCGCCTGGCTGCTAAACCCCGACGGGTTCACTGCCTGAACAGCCGGGTGAAGCGACTCCATGCCCGCCCCGACTCATCCAAACGCCTAGAGGCACAGAGCCAGACCTCCACCAAAGATGGAAAAAGCTCAACAGAGATACCAGAAGGTGAGATGGCTGCAGTGCTTTGTCCCGATGGAGTCGCCCATATGTGgcattcagagaccagagaGAGGCGCTACAAGTGTCCCATATGTGGTAAAAGGTTCTACCAGATCGGCCACTTGAAGAAACACCAGTTCAGTCACATGGATGAGAAGCCTTTCACTTGCCAGGAGTGTGGGAAAAACTACACGTCAGCAGAAAGCTTCAAGGCTCATCAG ATGAGTCACCGCGGGGAGCGTCCCTTCTCCTGTCCTCACTGTGAGAAGACGTATGGCCTGAAGCGGGACCTGAAGGAGCACATGGTCCTGCACACGGGGGAGAAACCCTATACCTGTGAGCACTGTGGGAAGGCATTCGCACGACGCCCATCCCTACGCATCCACCGCCTCCTTCACTGCAGTAGAATGAGCTACACTCAGCCTCCTAAG GTGCAGTGCACAGTCTGCCGCAAGCTTCTGGCTAACTCGGGCTCTCTGAGGAACCACATGAAACTCCACACGGGGGAAAAACCTCACATCTGTCAGCACTGTGGGAAGTGCTTCAGTCAGAAAG gaaACCTTGAGTGCCACTTGAGAATCCACAATGGAGAGAAGCCGTTCTCCTGCTCAGAGTGCAGTCAGACATTCTCCCAAAAACCGGAGCTGCGTCGGCACATGTTCTCCCACACCGGAGGCGGTTTTCTCTGTAGCTACTGCGGAAAATCGCTGAGGGACCCCCACAGCCTAAGGTCCCACGAGAGACTGCACACTGGAGAAAGACCCCATTGCTGCCCTATCTGTGGAAAAG GCTACACGTTGGCTACCAAGTTGAGGAGGCACGTGAAGTCGGCCCACATGAAGGAGAAACCATACACCTGCCACTGCGGCGCTTCTTACACTGTGAGACAAAGTCTGCTGAGGCACCAAGCTCAGCACAGGACAGACGGAGGAGttcaaaaagaggaagaagaaggacGTGGAGAGGAGATGCACACCAGAAATCAGGAGGTTCCACAAGAGTTAGCAAGTTCAGGATGCAGTCACCCAAAGCCAATCAGAGGCAGACCCAAGAAGAACTTCATCCCTCAGGGCACAGCAGAGAAGGACGGAGGTGAGGTCAAGCAGAGAAGATCacaagaaaaaggagaagagGAAGCAAAATTAAAGACACTTGACTCAAGAGAGGGAGATAGCGTAGCTAACATCCAGCACGCCGTCGTGTACGTCCACACAGACGACCTGTCAGCGCCAAGCTCCactcctctgctcttcacctcGGAGGGCTCGCTGCCTGCAGGGACAGAACAGGAGCTGGTGGAGGTTTTGATATCGGAAAGCGCAGAGCAGTGCATTGTGGTCCACGGGCAGCAGGGGGTAGGAGAGCTCCTGATCTTACAGGAAGAAGGAAGTGGACTTTGCTCTGTTGCTCAGACAGTAGAGATAAACACAGTGTAG